GGAGTTGAAATCATGTGCTTACAAGTGGCACCAGGTTTACACCAGGCGACACCAACTAATTTTAAATATATTTAATAATGTCTTCGTGCAGCTTCAGGCCAGCTTAGTGTAGCTTCGTGGCTGAAACCGTCTTAGTGGCTCCTTATGAGGCTTAGAGGAGCTTTACATCATCGCTTTTTTAATGATGTCCTCGTACAGGTCCGCCGCCAGCTTCAGCTGCTCCCGGTCGATGTACTCGTCCACGCCGTGGGCCTGGTCCAGGTATCCCGGGCCCAAAATTGCAGTGGGCACGCTGTTCTTCCTGAAGGTCCACATGTCGCAGCCCGCGGGGAAGCCGACGGGCGCCGAGGGCAGGCCATGCGCCGCCAGCACGCCCTTGATGAGCGAGACAACGGGCTCATTTTCGCTCACGCTCGACGAAGGATAGGAGCATAGCCGCTCCACGTCCAGCCGGGCGCCGGTCTCCTCGCCGATCCTCTCCACCACGTTGACGAGGTCGTCGAACGCCCCTTCAACGGTCTCGCCGGATGTGAGCCGCCTGTCAATGTAGATGAGGCACTTCACAGGTATGACGTTGATGCGCTCCCCGCCCCGGATCATGGTCACCTCGAGCGAGGATCGGCCCAGCATCGGGTCGACCAGGTTCATGATCTTATTGCGATAGCGCTCCAGGTCCCGGAGCACTTCGCCCGAGATGGAGACAGCGTTGACGCCCATGTCGGCGCTCGAAGAGTGGGCGGCCTGGCCGTGCACCGTAATGACGGGCCTGAGGGCCCCCTTGTGAGCGATGGCGACCCGCAGGCCGGTGGGCTCCAGGATGATGCCCGCCTCCGGCTTATACGCTTCCATGAGCTTTCGAGCGCCCAGGGACCTCCCCGTCTCCTCCTCCACGACGGCCGCCAGCGCCACGGAGCCGCTATTGTTTTTTGGCCTTATCCGCTGCATGGCATCGATGGCGGCGGCCAGCGAGCCCTTGGCATCCGTCGCGCCCCGCCCGTAGATGCGGCCGTTCCTCATGGTGGCCTCGAAAGGCGGAGAATGCCACAGCGACTCGTCCAGCGCCGGGATGACGTCCGTGTGCGTACAGAGCATGAGCTTTATGGGTCCTTCTCCCAGCTTTCCGATGACGTTAAAGCGGTCCCCTTCGACCTGCTGCAATTCGACGTCCAGCCCTATCTTCGCAAAGGCGCCGGCCAGGTAGTCCTTCATGGAGCCCTCGTGGCCGGTGACCGAAGGTATGGCGATCATGTCTTTTAGGAATTGCTCGGCGGGCGTCTTAAAATCGGACATCTGCAAAAAGATAAACGTTGTTCATATGTATGGTTTGCGCCAGCCTTTTTTACTGATTATTACCACCAAAGCTATATTTGCCATTGCACAATAGGTATTAACATAATGCCCCGGAACGACTTCCTCGAGACCCTCATCGATGCTCTAAAATACGCATCGTCGAACATCTCGGCGCTCCTCGTGGGCGGCATCGTATTTCTGCTATCGGCCTTCATCGTAGGGCTCCCCTTCTTCCTGGGCTATATCACCCGCTGTATGCGCGAGACCATCACGGGCAACGGAATCCTGCCAGAGTGGGACAATATCATGGACATGTTCTGGGTCGGGCTCCACATGGTCATCGTATTCCTGGCCTACGCCCTGGCCTACCTGGTCATCATATCGCTCATCGCCATACCCGTGTACATCTTCCGGCAGCTCAACATGCCGAACATGGTCCTGCTGAGCACGATCGTGCTCGTCCTGACCATGGCGATAGTGGCCGTGATCTTCTGCGTGGTATTCTTCGCCTCATGGGTACTTTTCGCGACCACCGGCAGCATCCGGGTAGCGCTGACGCCGGGCCGGGTGCAGAGCCTGATCTCGCGGAACCCGAACGGGTACGTGGTGGCGCTGCTCGCGTCCGTGGCCATCATCGCCATAGCCTCAGTGTCGGCCCTGCTTGTGGTGATCATACCCTGGGTCGGGTTCGCCGCGTTCTCGTCACTCTCGTTCATATACTCGAAGTACTATCAGGCTAACCGGGGAATGGTATAATGGGCGAGTACCTGCCGCTATTTCTGGAATTTTCCTGTAAAAAGGTCGTCATCTTCGGCGGAGGGGCCGTGGGCGAGCGGAAGGCCAAGTACTTTTTACCGGCCGAAGTCGTGGTGGTCAGCCCCGGGTTCACGGAGTGCCTGGATGCCATGGGCGCCGACGGCATCGTGAGGCTGGAGCGGCGGGCCGTCCGGGAGGAGGATGTCGGGGGGCTGATCGAGGGCGCCTTCCTCGTCGTGGCGGCGACGGGGAACAAGAGGCTCAACGACGCCATCGCCCGTGCGGCGGAGTCGGCGGGCATCCTGGCCAACAACGCCACGGGCGAGTCGTCTGCCATCGTGCCTTCGCTCCTGAAGAGAGGCGACGTGATGGTAGCGGTATCAACAGGCGGCCGCAGCCCGGCCTTATCCCGTTACCTCCGGCTGAAGCTGGAGGCGGCGCTGGGCGGGGACCTGGAGCGGATGGCGAAGCTCCAGGAAAGAGTACGGGAGCAGCTTAAAAAAACCATTGAAGACCAGAAGGGGCGGGAAGAGGTCCTCAGGACTATTTTAGACGACTCCGACGTGTGGGAGGCCTTAAAAGAAGAGGACAAGGCCTTCGAGCTCGCCATGAGGCACGCCCGGCCATAGAGGGAATTGCGCAAACTATAATTATTTTGTAGTCGTGCTAATATTGTATAAAAAAATGTTACTAAGTCTTAAGGGATAGCATGACTTTCATAACGAGCGTGTCCATAAACCACCATAAGGCTCCCATAGAAGACATCGAGCGCGCCCGGTTCCGGGACGCGGACGCCACGCTCAAAAGGCTGAAGGCCGCGGGCGCCTCGGAGTCCATGGTCCTCCAGACATGTAACCGCGTAGAGCTTTACGCGGTATCGGAGGACTCCGGGCTGCTCAAAAAATTCGCCGCCGGGGAGGGCATGCCCCCCCTGGAGCACGCGTGCGGCGACGACGCGCTGCTGCATTTATTGCGCCTGGCCTGCGGCCTGGACTCCATGGTCATCGGGGAAGACCAGATCCTGGGCCAGCTCAAGTCGGCATACCTTATATCGGAAAATAGCGGCTGCATGGGCGGCATCCTGTCCACGGCCGTCCTCGGGGCCATCGACGCGGGCCGGCGCGCCCGCCTGGAGACCCGGATAAATAGGGGCTCCGTATCCATCGGCTCGGCGGCCGTCGAGCTGGCCGAGTCACTGCTGGGAGACCTGAAGGACAAGTCCATCCTGGTCGTGGGCGCGGGGGAGATGGGCACGCTCGTGGCCAACGGCCTCGCCGACAAGAATCTAAAGGGGATTTACGTGGCGAATCGCACGTTCGAGCAGGCCCAGAGGCTGGCCGCCAGCCTGGGCGGCACGGCGGTCAGGCTCGACGACATCTGCAATCACATTACAACCGCAGACGTCATCATCTGCGCCACAGCGGCGCCCCACCTCATTATCACGAAGAAGATGGTGGAGGCCCGCATACGCGACCGGCCGCTCATCATCATCGACATCACCAACCCCAGGAACGTCGAGGAGACCGTGTCCCGGGTGCCCGGAGTCGTCCTGTACAACATCGACGGCCTCCGCAAAATAAACGAGGCCAACCTGGAGCGCCGCAGGGCGGAGGTCGCCCCGGTCGAGCGCATCATTCAGGAGGAGCTGGGCCGAATAAAGAAGGCGTATAACCGCCAGCGCGCAGACCACGTCATCGGCGACCTTTATCTGCAGGCGGACAGCCTCCGGCTCGCGGAACTGGACCGGGCGGTAAATCGTTTATCCTCTCACGGGGGCCTGAACGAGGCCCAGAAGGACATCCTGTACGAGTTTTCCCGCTCCCTGACGGGCAAGATCCTGGCGGTGCCCGCCCGGCGGCTCCGGCTGGCGGCGGAGAGGGGCGACGACGAATATATAAGGACAGCGAGAGTACTTTTCGACCTGGAGGAACACGATGAGCTACCCGGTCACAAGGCCTAGGCGGCTGCGTAAGAACAGGCTTATAAGGGACCTCGCCGCGGAAGCCTCGTTCAGCGCCCGCGACCTCATATGCCCTGTCTTCATCGACGAGACGGCGAAGAAGCGGGCGCCGATAAAGTCGATGCCGGGCGTAGAGAGGCTCCCGATCGCTGACGTCGAGGAAGAGGCCGATGCCCTTGAGGCGCTGGGCATCCCGGCGATCTTGTTATTCGGAATCCCCGGCCACAAGGACGAGACCGGGAGCTGCGCTTTCGAGAGCGGCAACGTCATCGAGACGGCCGTGAA
The Methanocella sp. genome window above contains:
- a CDS encoding M20 family metallopeptidase, translating into MSDFKTPAEQFLKDMIAIPSVTGHEGSMKDYLAGAFAKIGLDVELQQVEGDRFNVIGKLGEGPIKLMLCTHTDVIPALDESLWHSPPFEATMRNGRIYGRGATDAKGSLAAAIDAMQRIRPKNNSGSVALAAVVEEETGRSLGARKLMEAYKPEAGIILEPTGLRVAIAHKGALRPVITVHGQAAHSSSADMGVNAVSISGEVLRDLERYRNKIMNLVDPMLGRSSLEVTMIRGGERINVIPVKCLIYIDRRLTSGETVEGAFDDLVNVVERIGEETGARLDVERLCSYPSSSVSENEPVVSLIKGVLAAHGLPSAPVGFPAGCDMWTFRKNSVPTAILGPGYLDQAHGVDEYIDREQLKLAADLYEDIIKKAMM
- a CDS encoding DUF4013 domain-containing protein, with amino-acid sequence MPRNDFLETLIDALKYASSNISALLVGGIVFLLSAFIVGLPFFLGYITRCMRETITGNGILPEWDNIMDMFWVGLHMVIVFLAYALAYLVIISLIAIPVYIFRQLNMPNMVLLSTIVLVLTMAIVAVIFCVVFFASWVLFATTGSIRVALTPGRVQSLISRNPNGYVVALLASVAIIAIASVSALLVVIIPWVGFAAFSSLSFIYSKYYQANRGMV
- a CDS encoding bifunctional precorrin-2 dehydrogenase/sirohydrochlorin ferrochelatase, encoding MGEYLPLFLEFSCKKVVIFGGGAVGERKAKYFLPAEVVVVSPGFTECLDAMGADGIVRLERRAVREEDVGGLIEGAFLVVAATGNKRLNDAIARAAESAGILANNATGESSAIVPSLLKRGDVMVAVSTGGRSPALSRYLRLKLEAALGGDLERMAKLQERVREQLKKTIEDQKGREEVLRTILDDSDVWEALKEEDKAFELAMRHARP
- the hemA gene encoding glutamyl-tRNA reductase — protein: MTFITSVSINHHKAPIEDIERARFRDADATLKRLKAAGASESMVLQTCNRVELYAVSEDSGLLKKFAAGEGMPPLEHACGDDALLHLLRLACGLDSMVIGEDQILGQLKSAYLISENSGCMGGILSTAVLGAIDAGRRARLETRINRGSVSIGSAAVELAESLLGDLKDKSILVVGAGEMGTLVANGLADKNLKGIYVANRTFEQAQRLAASLGGTAVRLDDICNHITTADVIICATAAPHLIITKKMVEARIRDRPLIIIDITNPRNVEETVSRVPGVVLYNIDGLRKINEANLERRRAEVAPVERIIQEELGRIKKAYNRQRADHVIGDLYLQADSLRLAELDRAVNRLSSHGGLNEAQKDILYEFSRSLTGKILAVPARRLRLAAERGDDEYIRTARVLFDLEEHDELPGHKA